TATTTTTGTGATGCATTTTTTTAAATTAACAAATTTATTTAATTTTTTTATTTTTGACTTGACATTTAATAGTTAGTCTTAAATTTTTTCAAAATAAAAAGCTCCCTTTGATTATATACTGAAAAATATATTTTATCAAGGGAGCATTTATTAAAGTTTTAACATTTTATCTAAAGTATGAATTAACTCTTCTATTATTTTTTCTTCTTTACCAGCTTTTATCTCATCTACTACACAGTGTTTCAAATGTCCTTCAAGAATAAGCTTAGAAACTCCACCAAGAGCTGCTCTAACTGATGAAATTTGATTTAGGACATCATCACAATAAGCATCTTTTTCTATCATATTGCTTATTCCTTTTATCTGTCCCTCTATTCTATTTAGACGAACTTTTAGTTTTTTCTTTATATCATAGGTACAATAATTTGCACAAAAACTTTTTTTCTCTTCGTTTTCATTATGTTGACACTCTTTACATAAATCTTTTTCCATCTCAATCTCCTTATTTGTTAAAATTTCTAAGTCTTAAAGCATTAGTTACAACTGAAACTGAACTCATAGCCATAGCAGCTCCAGCCACCATAGGATTTAATAAAGCACCTGTAAATGGATATAAAATTC
The DNA window shown above is from Fusobacterium perfoetens and carries:
- a CDS encoding metal-sensitive transcriptional regulator; this translates as MEKDLCKECQHNENEEKKSFCANYCTYDIKKKLKVRLNRIEGQIKGISNMIEKDAYCDDVLNQISSVRAALGGVSKLILEGHLKHCVVDEIKAGKEEKIIEELIHTLDKMLKL